One genomic region from Ptychodera flava strain L36383 chromosome 14, AS_Pfla_20210202, whole genome shotgun sequence encodes:
- the LOC139149820 gene encoding mitochondrial import inner membrane translocase subunit Tim9-like — MAMKLTPQQQQQAEVKQFREFLLSYNRLSEMCFTDCVNDLTTRKVTDSEDSCAQNCMDKYLKMTQRISQRFQEYQVQQNEHILASQKGLAGR; from the exons ATGGCAATGAAGCTAACACCCcagcaacaacaacaagcaGAAGTCAAACAG TTTCGGGAGTTCCTCTTATCCTACAACCGTCTTTCAGAGATGTGTTTCACAGACTGTGTCAACGATTTGACAACAAGGAAAGTGACAGACAGTGAG GACAGCTGTGCTCAGAACTGCATGGACAAGTACCTGAAGATGACACAGAGGATATCACAGAGATTCCAGGAGTATCAAGTGCAACAGAATGAACATATTTTAGCATCACAAAAGGGCCTGGCTGGAAGATAA